In Tenrec ecaudatus isolate mTenEca1 chromosome 4, mTenEca1.hap1, whole genome shotgun sequence, a single window of DNA contains:
- the KLHL35 gene encoding kelch-like protein 35, which translates to MREAPGPEESEAGCEAQCAGTCHAQRVLQTLNAYRRSGTLTDVVLRAGGRDFPCHRAALSAGSAYFRSLFAAGRPERGLGAVPVVPVAPVAPEGPAAAAALAAVLDYVYGAGVRLRTEDEAAAVLALAERLGVPSLREACVRFLEGRLRAANSLALRRVAAAFSLASLAERCGRVLRQAFAEVACHADFLELAPDEVAALLADPALGVAREEAVFEAAMRWVRHDAPARRGQLRRLLEHVRLPLLAPAYFLEKVEADELLQACGDCRPLLLEARACFILGREAGALRARPRRFMDRAEVIVVIGGCDRKGLLKLPFADAYHPESRRWTPLPSLPGYTRSEFAACALRNDIYVSGGHLNSRDVWMLSSHLHTWIKVASLHKGRWRHKMAVIQGQLFAVGGFDGLRRLRSVERYDPFSNTWAATAPLPEAVSSAAVAPCAGQLYVIGGAGPDGASTDKVQCFDPKEDQWSLRAPAPFSQRCLEAVSLEDTIYVVGGLMSKIFTYDPGTDVWGEAAALPGPVESCGLAVCDGKIHILGGRDDRGDSTDRVFTFDPSSGQVETQPSLQRCTSSHGCATIVQSLRR; encoded by the exons ATGCGGGAGGCCCCCGGGCCGGAGGAGTCGGAGGCGGGCTGCGAGGCGCAGTGCGCAGGGACCTGCCACGCGCAGCGCGTCCTGCAGACCCTCAACGCCTACCGGCGGAGCGGCACCCTCACCGACGTGGTGCTGCGCGCCGGCGGCCGCGACTTCCCGTGCCACCGGGCGGCACTCAGCGCGGGGAGCGCCTACTTCCGCAGCCTGTTTGCGGCCGGCCGGCCGGAGCGCGGCCTGGGAGCGGTGCCCGTGGTGCCCGTGGCGCCCGTGGCTCCCGAGGGCCCGGCGGCGGCCGCGGCGCTGGCCGCGGTGCTGGACTACGTGTACGGCGCAGGGGTGCGGCTGCGCACCGAGGACGAGGCGGCCGCCGTGCTGGCGCTGGCCGAGCGGCTGGGCGTGCCGAGCCTGCGGGAGGCCTGCGTGCGCTTCCTCGAGGGCCGCCTGCGCGCCGCCAACAGCCTGGCGCTGCGCCGCGTGGCCGCCGCCTTCTCGCTGGCCTCGCTGGCCGAGCGCTGCGGCCGCGTGCTGCGCCAGGCCTTCGCCGAGGTGGCGTGCCACGCGGACTTCCTGGAGCTGGCCCCCGACGAGGTGGCGGCGCTGCTCGCCGACCCGGCGCTCGGCGTGGCCCGGGAGGAGGCGGTGTTCGAGGCGGCCATGCGCTGGGTGCGCCACGACGCGCCCGCCCGCCGGGGACAGCTGCGGCGCCTCCTGGAGCACGTGCGCCTGCCGCTGCTGGCACCCGCCTACTTCCTGGAGAAGGTGGAGGCCGACGAGCTGCTGCAGGCCTGCGGGGACTGCCGCCCGCTGCTGCTGGAGGCCCGCGCCTGCTTCATCCTGGGCCGCGAGGCTGGCGCGCTGCGGGCCCGGCCAAGGAG ATTCATGGACCGAGCGGAAGTGATCGTAGTCATTGGAGGCTGTGACCGCAAGGGGCTCCTGAAGCTGCCCTTCGCCGACGCCTACCACCCAGAGAGCCGGCGCTGGACACCTCTTCCCAGCCTGCCCGGCTACACGCGCTCAGAGTTTGCCGCCTGCGCCCTCCGCAATGACATCTATGTCTCCG GAGGCCACCTCAACAGCCGTGATGTGTGGATgctcagctcccatctgcacaccTGGATCAAGGTGGCCTCACTGCACAAGGGCAGGTGGAGGCACAAGATGGCGGTCATTCAAGGCCAG CTGTTCGCGGTGGGCGGCTTTGACGGCCTGCGGCGCCTGCGCAGCGTGGAGCGTTACGACCCCTTCTCCAACACGTGGGCGGCCACCGCGCCGCTGCCGGAGGCGGTGAGCTCGGCCGCCGTGGCGCCCTGCGCGGGCCAGCTCTACGTGATCGGGGGCGCGGGCCCCGACGGCGCCAGCACCGACAAG GTGCAGTGCTTTGACCCCAAGGAGGACCAGTGGAGCCTGAGGGCCCCAGCTCCCTTCTCACAGCGATGTTTGGAAGCTGTCTCCTTGGAAGACACCATCTACGTGGTGGGGGGCCTCATGAGCAAAATCTTCACCTATGACCCTGGCACAGATGTCTGGGGGGAGGCCGCTGCCCTCCCCGGCCCTGTG GAGAGCTGCGGCCTGGCTGTGTGTGATGGAAAGATCCACATCCTAGGCGGCCGGGATGATCGCGGGGACAGCACTGACAGGGTCTTCACCTTTGACCCCAGCAGTGGGCAGGTGGAGACCCAGCCTTCCCTGCAGCGCTGCACCAGCTCCCATGGCTGCGCCACCATCGTCCAGAGCTTGCGCAGGTGA
- the GDPD5 gene encoding glycerophosphodiester phosphodiesterase domain-containing protein 5 — protein sequence MVRHQPLQYYEPQLCLSCLTGIYGCRWKRYQRSHDDTTPWERLWFLLLTFTFGLTLTWLYFWWEVRNDYDEFNWYLYNRMGYWSDWSVPILVTTAAAITYISGLVILALCHISVGQQMNLHWLHKIGLVVTLVATVVAMSAVAQLWEDEWEVLLISLQGTAPFLHLGALAAITALSWVVAGQFACAERTSSQTAILCTFFAVVLALYLAPLSISSPCIMEKKDLGPRPALIGHRGAPMLAPEHTLMSFQKAMEQKLFGLQADVTISLDGVPFLLHDTTLRRTTNVDEVFPELAGRPAAMLNWTTLQRLNAGQWFLKTDPFWTAGSLSPADHREAQNQSLCSLAELLELAKGNASLLLNLRDPPRGHPYLASFLNVTLEAILRSGFPQHQVMWLPDKLRPLVQKVAPGFQQTAGSKEAVASLRRGHIQRLNLRYTQVSHQELRDYASWNLSVNLYTVNAPWLFSLLWCSAVPSVTSDNAHTLSQVPSPLWIMPPDEYCLMWVTADLISFTLIMGIFVFQKWRLGGIRSYNPEQIMLSAAVRRTSRDVSIMKEKLIFSEISDGVEVSDELSVCSDNSYDTYATSSTTPVDPRGASSQAKSLTDRSGH from the exons TGGGAGCGCCTCTGGTTCCTGCTGCTCACCTTCACCTTCGGCCTCACCCTCACTTGGCTCTACTTCTGGTGGGAAGTCCGCAATGACTACGATGAGTTCAACTG GTACCTCTACAACCGCATGGGCTACTGGAGCGACTGGTCCGTGCCCATCCTCGTGACCACGGCCGCCGCCATCACCTACATCTCTGGCCTCGTG ATCCTGGCACTGTGCCACATCTCCGTGGGGCAGCAGATGAACCTGCACTGGCTACACAAG ATCGGACTGGTGGTCACCCTGGTGGCCACGGTGGTGGCCATGTCGGCCGTAGCCCAGCTCTGGGAGGATGAGTGGGAAGTGCTGCTGATCTCCCTGCAG GGCACAGCCCCGTTCCTGCACTTGGGAGCCCTGGCCGCCATCACAGCCCTCTCCTGGGTCGTGGCGGGACAGTTTGCCTGCGCAGAACGGACCT CCTCCCAGACGGCCATTCTCTGCACCTTCTTCGCTGTGGTGCTGGCCCTCTACCTGGCCCCCCTTTCCATCTCCTCCCCCTGCATCATGGAGAAAAAGGACCTGGGACCCAGGCCTGCCCTCATTGGCCACCGAGGGGCTCCTATG CTGGCCCCCGAGCACACGCTGATGTCCTTCCAGAAGGCCATGGAGCAGAAGCTGTTCGGGCTCCAGGCTGACGTCACCATCAG CCTGGACGGCGTGCCCTTCCTGCTGCATGACACCACCCTGAGGCGCACCACCAACGTGGACGAGGTGTTCCCCGAACTCGCCGGCAGGCCTGCCGCCATGCTCAACTGGACCACCCTGCAGAGGCTCAACGCTGGCCAGTGGTTCCTCAAG ACTGACCCCTTCTGGACTGCTGGCTCCCTGTCTCCCGCTGACCACAGGGAGGCCCAGAACCAGTCCCTTTGCAGCTTGGCAGAGCTCCTGGAGCTGGCCAAGGGCAATGCCTCGCTGCTCCTCAACCTCCGCGACCCCCCTCGGGGCCACCCCTACCTCGCCAGCTTCCTCAACGTCACGCTGGAGGCCATCCTGCGCTCCGGCTTCCCCCAGCACCAG GTCATGTGGCTGCCGGACAAGCTCAGGCCCCTGGTGCAGAAGGTGGCCCCTGGCTTCCAGCAGACGGCCGGATCCAAGGAGGCGGTGGCCAGCCTGCGGCGCGGCCACATCCAGCGGTTGAACCTGCGCTACACTCAGGTGTCCCACCAGGAGCTCAG GGACTACGCCTCCTGGAACCTGAGTGTCAATCTCTACACGGTCAACGCCCCCTGGCTCTTCTCCCTGCTGTGGTGCTCAGCCGTCCCATCCGTGACCTCCGACAATGCACACACCCTGTCCCAGGTGCCTTCCCCACTCTGGATCATG CCTCCGGATGAGTACTGTCTCATGTGGGTCACCGCCGACCTGATCTCCTTCACCCTCATCATGGGAATCTTCGTGTTTCAGAA GTGGCGCCTGGGTGGCATTCGGAGCTACAACCCTGAGCAGATCATGCTGAGCGCCGCGGTGCGCCGGACCAGCCGGGATGTCAGCATCATGAAGGAGAAGCTCATCTTCTCAG AGATCAGCGACGGCGTGGAGGTCTCCGATGAGCTTTCCGTGTGCTCGGACAACAGTTACGACACTTATGCCACCAGCTCCACCACCCCAGTGGACCCCCGAGGGGCCAGCAGCCAAGCCAAGAGCCTCACAGACAGGAGTGGGCACTAG